In the genome of Deinococcus aerophilus, one region contains:
- a CDS encoding dipeptide epimerase encodes MNLSWETLELHTAQPFGIARWTHSSYPRTFVTLEDRGFVGRGEAAPNAFYGETRGTVEAVLPLLAGALEDPWDWDGLNARLSARMPQGHPSARCALEMAALEWCAQAAGVPVWRLLGLSPTALPHSSYTVSLAELPEMRRQAREAVAAGHTVLKVKLGTPYDEQIVTALREEAPSAALRVDANAAWSRSQARRMLDVLDDARVELLEQPLAAADLDGHAGLRAVSRVPVVADESLHHVRDVVELARAFDGVNLKLAKLGGPLQALAALRLARAHGLSVMMGCMIESSLGIAAAAHLAGLCDWADLDGALLLADDPFAGLNWTAGELQRPTAPGWGVTRT; translated from the coding sequence ATGAACCTGAGCTGGGAAACGCTGGAACTGCACACCGCCCAGCCCTTTGGCATCGCGCGCTGGACCCACAGCAGTTATCCGCGGACCTTCGTGACGCTGGAAGACCGTGGCTTCGTGGGACGCGGTGAGGCGGCTCCCAACGCCTTTTACGGAGAGACGCGCGGCACGGTCGAGGCGGTGTTGCCGCTGCTCGCCGGGGCACTGGAAGACCCGTGGGACTGGGATGGGCTGAACGCCCGGCTCTCGGCACGCATGCCCCAGGGCCACCCCAGCGCCCGCTGCGCGCTGGAGATGGCGGCGCTGGAATGGTGCGCGCAGGCGGCGGGGGTGCCGGTGTGGCGGCTGCTGGGCCTCTCACCCACCGCGCTGCCCCACAGCAGTTACACGGTCAGCCTCGCCGAACTGCCCGAGATGCGGCGCCAGGCGCGCGAGGCTGTGGCGGCGGGGCACACGGTCCTCAAGGTCAAGCTGGGCACCCCATACGACGAGCAGATCGTAACGGCGCTGCGTGAGGAGGCGCCGTCCGCAGCGCTGCGGGTGGATGCCAACGCCGCGTGGTCGCGCTCCCAGGCCCGGCGCATGCTGGACGTGCTGGATGACGCCCGCGTGGAACTGCTGGAACAGCCGCTGGCGGCGGCGGACCTTGATGGACACGCCGGCCTGCGCGCGGTCTCGCGGGTGCCGGTGGTCGCCGACGAGAGCCTGCACCACGTCCGCGACGTCGTGGAACTGGCCCGGGCCTTCGACGGCGTGAACCTCAAGCTCGCCAAGCTGGGCGGCCCCCTGCAGGCGCTCGCCGCGCTGCGGCTGGCCCGTGCCCACGGCCTGAGCGTCATGATGGGCTGCATGATCGAGAGCAGCCTGGGCATTGCGGCGGCCGCACACCTCGCGGGCCTGTGCGACTGGGCCGACCTGGATGGAGCGCTGTTGCTCGCCGACGATCCGTTTGCGGGACTGAACTGGACGGCGGGCGAACTGCAGCGTCCCACCGCGCCGGGCTGGGGCGTGACCCGCACGTGA
- a CDS encoding histidine phosphatase family protein, whose translation MTPGRLLLARHGQTTGNVAGILRGADSRNDPLTDEGHAQAHALARRVLALNPDAPRVYASSYCRAQQTAAPLAEALGVPVTVLDGLQEIDPGAWRGRPYADLRTHAQELLRPGGSVAFPGGESLEAVADRFTAALAPVLAGSGTPVVVSHGGALIAVLIRLLRAPPVETWRAGTFTHANAALTELTRTADGWSAARLNEH comes from the coding sequence ATGACTCCCGGGCGCCTGCTTCTGGCCCGCCACGGCCAGACCACCGGGAACGTTGCGGGCATTCTGCGCGGTGCGGACAGCCGCAACGACCCGCTGACCGACGAGGGCCATGCCCAGGCCCACGCCCTGGCCCGCCGCGTGCTGGCGCTGAACCCCGATGCTCCGCGCGTGTATGCCAGCAGTTACTGCCGGGCCCAGCAGACGGCCGCCCCACTCGCCGAGGCCCTGGGCGTGCCGGTGACCGTGTTGGACGGTCTGCAGGAAATCGACCCTGGCGCGTGGCGGGGCCGGCCCTACGCCGATCTCCGGACGCATGCGCAGGAGCTGCTGCGTCCGGGCGGCAGCGTGGCCTTTCCCGGGGGCGAGAGTCTGGAGGCGGTGGCCGACCGCTTCACGGCGGCGCTGGCCCCTGTACTCGCCGGCTCCGGTACGCCGGTGGTCGTGTCGCACGGGGGCGCTCTGATCGCGGTTTTGATTCGTCTGCTGCGTGCTCCGCCGGTAGAAACTTGGCGGGCCGGCACCTTCACACACGCCAACGCCGCACTGACCGAGCTGACCCGGACCGCAGACGGCTGGAGCGCCGCGCGCCTAAATGAGCACTAA
- the uvrC gene encoding excinuclease ABC subunit UvrC — MHFDDLPVLPTTPGVYLFRRGGVPIYIGKANNLRSRVGQHFKAGGKSGKFTALAESLEFITARNEVEALVLEANLIKQHRPHYNVTLKDDKHYPFLKLTNEAFPMLVVTRRVLKDGGQYYGPYPDSSAVRRVKHLIDTMFPLRKNSGLPMQKKPRPCLNYHMGRCLGPCVDAADPAEYARVVEDVKALLEGRAAPVIARLKDDMAAAARGQDFEQAARLRDRVQAVQKLFGTEQHAFVSDETDLDFLGVAQAGEYAMVQLFRMRGGRVVGRDKRFLTNAAEGSPGEIVGAFVQDYYTQATHVPPLILLPAEFEDAPLWSEFLSEKAGRKTAMRTPKRGDKVDLVEMARRNAQNGLDSEMALLERRGDHPGLDALREVLALPDRPWRIEGYDNSNLFGTNIVSGMVVFEGGRSRRGEHRRFKVKGLDHPDDYTSMKQTVYRRFTGSLADKLPLPDLIVIDGGRGQVNAALDALREADLHVPVVGLAKREERIILPGRYGAQWWLETGSEVGVERELLLARTHPALRMLIAVRDEVHQYAITYHRKLRGQDMLRSVFDDLPGIGQKRRDALLEQFSSLEDLAAASVEQIAAVPGMNARAARSVKEFLIERTGSSAAPGQAGLEETPTVP; from the coding sequence GTGCATTTCGATGACCTGCCCGTGCTGCCGACCACGCCCGGCGTGTACCTCTTTCGCCGGGGGGGCGTGCCGATCTACATCGGCAAGGCCAACAACCTCCGCTCGCGGGTGGGACAGCACTTCAAGGCCGGGGGCAAGAGCGGCAAGTTCACGGCGCTGGCCGAGTCGCTGGAGTTCATCACCGCCCGCAACGAGGTCGAGGCGCTGGTGCTGGAAGCCAACCTGATCAAGCAGCACCGCCCCCACTACAACGTTACCCTCAAGGACGACAAGCACTACCCCTTTCTCAAGCTGACCAACGAGGCCTTTCCGATGCTGGTGGTCACGCGGCGGGTGCTCAAGGACGGCGGGCAGTACTACGGACCGTACCCGGATTCCTCGGCGGTGCGGCGGGTCAAGCACCTGATCGACACCATGTTTCCGCTGCGCAAGAACAGCGGCCTGCCCATGCAGAAAAAGCCGCGCCCGTGCCTGAACTATCACATGGGCCGTTGCCTGGGGCCGTGCGTGGACGCCGCCGACCCGGCCGAATACGCCCGCGTGGTCGAGGACGTCAAGGCGCTGCTGGAGGGCCGCGCCGCGCCGGTGATCGCGCGGCTCAAGGACGACATGGCCGCCGCCGCGCGCGGACAGGACTTCGAGCAGGCCGCCCGCTTGCGCGACCGGGTGCAGGCGGTGCAGAAGCTGTTCGGCACCGAGCAGCACGCCTTTGTCAGTGACGAGACCGACCTGGACTTTCTGGGGGTGGCGCAGGCCGGGGAATACGCCATGGTGCAGCTGTTCCGCATGCGCGGCGGGCGGGTGGTGGGCCGCGACAAGCGCTTTCTCACGAACGCGGCAGAGGGCTCGCCCGGCGAGATCGTGGGGGCCTTTGTGCAGGACTATTACACCCAGGCCACCCACGTGCCGCCGCTGATCCTGCTGCCGGCCGAGTTCGAGGACGCGCCGCTGTGGAGCGAATTCCTCAGCGAGAAGGCCGGGCGCAAGACCGCCATGCGCACACCCAAGCGCGGCGACAAGGTGGATCTGGTCGAGATGGCGCGGCGCAACGCCCAGAACGGGCTGGATTCCGAGATGGCGCTGCTCGAGCGCCGCGGCGACCATCCCGGCCTGGACGCCCTGCGCGAGGTTCTCGCCCTGCCCGACCGCCCGTGGCGCATCGAGGGCTACGACAACTCCAACCTGTTTGGAACGAACATCGTCTCGGGCATGGTGGTCTTCGAGGGCGGACGCTCGCGGCGTGGAGAACACCGCCGGTTCAAGGTCAAGGGACTGGACCACCCCGACGATTACACCTCGATGAAGCAGACGGTGTACCGGCGCTTTACTGGTAGCCTGGCGGACAAGCTGCCGCTGCCCGACCTGATCGTGATCGATGGCGGACGCGGACAGGTCAACGCCGCACTGGACGCGCTGCGCGAGGCCGATCTGCACGTGCCGGTGGTCGGCCTCGCCAAACGTGAGGAGCGCATCATCCTGCCCGGCCGGTACGGAGCGCAGTGGTGGCTGGAAACCGGCAGCGAGGTGGGCGTGGAGCGCGAACTGCTGCTCGCGCGCACCCACCCGGCGCTGCGCATGCTGATCGCCGTGCGCGACGAGGTGCACCAGTATGCCATCACCTACCACCGCAAGCTGCGCGGGCAGGACATGCTGCGCAGCGTCTTCGACGACCTGCCGGGCATCGGTCAGAAACGCCGGGACGCGCTGCTCGAGCAGTTCTCCAGCCTGGAAGACCTCGCGGCCGCCAGCGTCGAGCAGATCGCCGCGGTGCCGGGCATGAATGCGCGGGCGGCCCGCAGCGTCAAGGAGTTCCTGATCGAGAGAACCGGGTCCAGCGCGGCGCCGGGTCAGGCCGGGCTTGAGGAGACCCCCACGGTCCCTTGA
- a CDS encoding phosphatase PAP2 family protein, with protein sequence MLAHLRREIVPFLKAHWRSLALLLLGVLVPLIIAASLTEDVFRDGGYAWDAAILAWYRMHRTLALTALASGLAVVGGVRVLPFLALGIALLLARAGARIHAWYLVFALTGATVLNVLAKVIFQRPRPDELGAVLIEPGFSFPSGHAMANAAFGLALGLVFWRSRAGWPVAVLGVLWGVLLAASRNYLGVHYPTDVIVGFLSAAAWVYGLYMLMARRWPELRRSPGGRDDTMKGGKKERVG encoded by the coding sequence ATGCTTGCCCACCTGCGCCGGGAGATCGTGCCGTTTCTCAAGGCTCACTGGCGTTCCCTGGCGCTGCTGCTGCTGGGCGTGCTTGTGCCGCTGATCATCGCCGCCAGCCTGACCGAGGATGTCTTCCGCGACGGCGGCTACGCCTGGGACGCCGCCATCCTGGCGTGGTACCGCATGCACCGCACCCTGGCGCTGACGGCGCTGGCCAGCGGGCTCGCGGTGGTGGGCGGCGTGCGGGTGCTGCCTTTTCTCGCGCTGGGAATCGCCCTGCTGCTCGCCCGGGCGGGGGCGCGGATTCATGCGTGGTACCTCGTTTTTGCGCTCACGGGGGCCACCGTGCTGAACGTGCTCGCCAAGGTGATCTTCCAGCGCCCCCGCCCCGATGAACTGGGCGCGGTGCTGATCGAGCCGGGATTCAGTTTTCCCAGCGGTCATGCCATGGCCAATGCCGCCTTTGGTCTCGCACTGGGCCTGGTGTTCTGGCGTTCGCGGGCCGGCTGGCCGGTGGCCGTGCTCGGTGTGCTGTGGGGAGTGCTGCTTGCCGCCAGCCGCAACTATCTGGGCGTGCACTACCCCACCGATGTGATCGTGGGCTTCCTGAGCGCTGCGGCCTGGGTCTACGGCCTGTACATGCTGATGGCCCGGCGCTGGCCGGAACTGCGCCGCTCACCGGGCGGCCGCGACGACACGATGAAGGGTGGAAAGAAGGAGCGGGTGGGCTGA
- a CDS encoding C40 family peptidase, producing the protein MTLASTLPDARIHAYDPELQLAEDALRGVVGDATWTYPTPQPVVAAARLSLRAGPQPEAAQVTEALPGEALERLWGSGAGWVRVRTLHDSYLGWAREEGLVPPPEGEALTVTALRAHAFAGPKVSRSLVAELCLGARVVRVPGEVVVEGGRRWVPVALPGGAAAWVQEVTLSPIPEPDVAALALRFLEAPYVWGGRSAWGLDCSGLTQLVFRAFGRPLPRDADQQQAALESVDAPQRGDLAFFPGHVGLMLDDRRLVHANATHMRVTVETLGEGVYGRQLAAGCTGFGRWTA; encoded by the coding sequence ATGACCCTTGCGTCCACCCTGCCCGATGCACGAATTCACGCCTATGATCCCGAGCTTCAGCTGGCCGAAGATGCCCTGCGTGGGGTGGTCGGCGACGCCACCTGGACTTACCCGACCCCGCAGCCGGTGGTGGCGGCCGCACGGCTGAGCCTGCGCGCCGGACCCCAACCAGAGGCCGCACAGGTCACGGAGGCGCTGCCCGGCGAGGCACTGGAGCGGCTGTGGGGCAGCGGAGCCGGGTGGGTGCGGGTCCGGACCCTCCACGACAGCTACCTGGGCTGGGCGCGAGAGGAGGGCCTGGTCCCGCCGCCTGAGGGTGAAGCGCTCACGGTCACCGCTCTGCGTGCCCACGCCTTCGCCGGGCCCAAGGTCAGCCGGTCCCTTGTGGCAGAGCTGTGCCTGGGGGCCCGGGTGGTCCGCGTGCCCGGTGAAGTGGTGGTGGAGGGCGGGCGGCGCTGGGTGCCGGTGGCCCTGCCCGGCGGCGCGGCGGCGTGGGTGCAGGAGGTCACGCTCTCGCCCATTCCAGAACCCGACGTGGCGGCGCTGGCGCTGCGCTTTCTGGAAGCGCCGTACGTGTGGGGTGGGCGCAGCGCGTGGGGGCTGGACTGCTCGGGGCTGACCCAGCTGGTGTTCCGGGCGTTCGGACGCCCGCTGCCACGCGACGCCGACCAGCAGCAGGCGGCGCTGGAATCCGTGGACGCTCCGCAGCGCGGTGACCTCGCCTTCTTTCCCGGTCATGTGGGGCTGATGCTCGATGACCGGCGCCTGGTACACGCCAATGCCACCCACATGCGCGTGACGGTGGAAACGCTGGGCGAGGGTGTTTACGGCCGGCAACTGGCGGCGGGCTGCACCGGCTTCGGGCGGTGGACGGCATGA
- a CDS encoding phosphatase PAP2 family protein, with the protein MTDSLQRALHAAALAHPVLGTAAVFCANALLFVLVLGLVGLLWRRWTQVTYGLLARMIFSLLFATALSAVFGHLVADPRPYLAEHYAPLAHVAADNGFPSDHTLIAALLTGWAAWLSRRGWPAFAAGLGTVMLGRLAIGAHHTLDVLGSVAFAGAGLALARLRLPVGWWTRPRWPERTA; encoded by the coding sequence ATGACCGATTCCCTGCAACGCGCCCTGCACGCGGCCGCCCTGGCCCATCCAGTGCTAGGAACTGCCGCTGTCTTCTGCGCCAATGCGCTGCTGTTCGTGCTGGTCCTGGGGCTGGTGGGGCTGCTGTGGCGGCGCTGGACGCAGGTCACCTACGGGTTGCTCGCCCGCATGATCTTCTCGCTGCTGTTCGCCACCGCGCTGAGCGCAGTGTTCGGCCACCTCGTAGCCGATCCACGCCCCTACCTGGCCGAGCACTACGCCCCGCTGGCCCACGTCGCGGCGGACAACGGATTTCCCAGCGACCACACCCTGATCGCGGCCCTGCTCACCGGCTGGGCGGCGTGGCTGAGCCGGCGCGGGTGGCCCGCCTTTGCCGCCGGCCTGGGAACCGTGATGCTCGGCCGCCTCGCCATCGGGGCGCACCACACGCTGGATGTGCTGGGCAGCGTGGCCTTCGCCGGAGCCGGGCTGGCCCTCGCACGGCTCCGCCTGCCGGTGGGCTGGTGGACGCGCCCACGGTGGCCGGAGCGCACAGCCTGA
- a CDS encoding Gfo/Idh/MocA family protein: MSVRVAIVGCGNRGGDVYARHLAEQGAAVTHLVEPNVARRNEVAARFGLGTEACFDHWDDFFALGRVADAVVIATPDDGHVAPCVAALALDYDVLLEKPVCLDEAGLDALLAAETASVGRVTVCHVLRATSFFREIRRVLETGALGTLIGIQHAENVAHWHYAHSFVRGNWRASPPAAPFLLAKACHDLDLLRWFAGAPPRRVHSAGGLHHFRPEHAPPGATDRCVTCPVVGCPSDARQIYARFAPDEWPSSVLTGGGQSVQHALETGPYGECVYLGHNNVADHQAVTVEFENGVTAQLTVSAFTHNNTRTLKLLGSHGELRGHMETGELELHDFRTMEVQRWSAASSGRHGGGDAGLVGAWLTALLRQGPVPTSLAESLDSHRMAFAAERARLGN; the protein is encoded by the coding sequence GTGAGCGTGCGGGTCGCCATCGTGGGCTGCGGCAACCGCGGCGGGGACGTGTACGCCCGGCATCTGGCAGAGCAGGGCGCGGCCGTTACCCATCTCGTGGAGCCGAATGTGGCCCGGCGGAACGAGGTCGCCGCGCGGTTCGGCCTCGGGACAGAGGCCTGTTTTGATCACTGGGACGATTTTTTCGCGCTGGGGCGGGTCGCCGACGCGGTGGTGATCGCCACGCCGGATGACGGCCACGTCGCTCCGTGCGTGGCGGCACTGGCACTGGACTACGACGTGTTGCTGGAAAAGCCGGTGTGCCTGGACGAGGCCGGCCTGGACGCGCTGCTCGCCGCCGAGACTGCCTCGGTGGGGCGGGTCACGGTCTGTCACGTGCTGCGTGCTACCTCCTTTTTCCGGGAGATCCGGCGGGTACTGGAGACCGGCGCGTTGGGGACCCTGATCGGCATTCAGCACGCCGAGAACGTGGCGCACTGGCACTACGCGCACTCCTTCGTGCGCGGCAACTGGCGGGCCTCCCCCCCGGCGGCCCCGTTTCTGCTTGCCAAGGCATGTCACGATCTGGATCTGCTGCGCTGGTTCGCGGGCGCTCCTCCCCGCCGGGTCCACAGCGCCGGAGGGCTGCACCACTTTCGCCCCGAGCACGCGCCGCCGGGGGCCACCGACCGCTGCGTGACCTGCCCGGTGGTGGGCTGTCCCTCGGACGCCCGGCAGATCTACGCCCGCTTCGCGCCCGACGAGTGGCCCAGCAGCGTGCTGACGGGCGGGGGCCAAAGCGTGCAACACGCGCTGGAAACCGGCCCGTATGGCGAGTGCGTCTATCTGGGCCACAACAACGTGGCCGACCATCAGGCCGTGACCGTTGAATTTGAAAATGGTGTGACCGCGCAGCTCACGGTAAGCGCTTTCACCCACAACAACACCCGCACCCTCAAGCTGCTGGGCAGCCACGGTGAGCTGCGCGGTCATATGGAGACTGGCGAACTGGAACTGCATGATTTTAGAACGATGGAGGTGCAGCGCTGGAGCGCGGCCTCTTCTGGCCGCCACGGAGGCGGGGACGCCGGACTGGTGGGCGCGTGGCTGACCGCCCTGCTTAGGCAGGGGCCGGTGCCGACATCGCTGGCGGAGTCCCTCGATTCGCACCGGATGGCGTTTGCGGCGGAGCGGGCGCGACTTGGGAACTAG
- a CDS encoding dipeptidase produces MSGVPVIDGHLDLAYNALNGRDLTLTLDVLQSGDPVAGQTATVTFSELRAAGTRVCLGTLFALPHSADAPGGYCDHAQARAQALAQLETYQRWEDGGHLRRLRLGKEVAAHLAGTDPALGVVLLMEGADPVRDADDLPFWIDAGVRMIGPAWGRTRYAGGTDAPGPLTAAGRDLVAAMCDLGVTLDASHLDDAAFWDAAELGPRMVASHANARARVPGNRHLSDEMARAVVATGGVIGLVFLDTFIRPGVHAGAKEVALADLADHARHYAKLVGWDHVALGSDMDGGFGAERTPVGIERYRDLPRFLEELPAEHRAAVSGGNWARWLTAHL; encoded by the coding sequence GTGAGCGGCGTCCCGGTGATCGACGGACATCTGGACCTGGCCTACAACGCGCTCAACGGGCGCGACCTGACGCTGACGCTGGACGTTCTGCAGTCGGGTGACCCGGTGGCGGGGCAGACCGCCACGGTCACCTTCAGTGAGCTGCGCGCAGCGGGAACGCGGGTGTGCCTGGGCACGCTGTTCGCCCTTCCCCATTCTGCCGACGCGCCGGGAGGCTACTGCGACCACGCGCAGGCACGGGCCCAGGCGCTTGCCCAGCTGGAAACCTACCAGCGGTGGGAGGACGGCGGACACCTGCGGCGGCTGCGCTTGGGAAAGGAGGTGGCGGCCCACCTCGCGGGCACGGATCCGGCGCTGGGGGTGGTGCTGCTGATGGAGGGGGCCGACCCGGTCCGGGACGCGGACGATCTGCCGTTCTGGATAGACGCCGGGGTGAGGATGATCGGCCCGGCGTGGGGGCGCACGCGGTATGCCGGAGGCACGGACGCGCCGGGGCCGCTGACGGCGGCCGGGCGCGATCTGGTGGCGGCCATGTGTGACCTCGGCGTGACGCTGGACGCCTCGCACCTGGACGACGCGGCGTTCTGGGACGCAGCGGAACTCGGGCCACGCATGGTGGCCTCGCACGCCAATGCGCGCGCGCGGGTGCCGGGCAACCGCCACCTCAGTGACGAGATGGCGCGCGCTGTGGTCGCGACGGGCGGCGTGATCGGGCTGGTCTTTCTGGACACCTTTATCCGGCCGGGCGTCCACGCGGGGGCCAAGGAGGTGGCGCTCGCAGATCTGGCAGACCACGCGCGGCACTACGCGAAGCTGGTGGGCTGGGACCATGTGGCGCTGGGCAGCGATATGGACGGCGGCTTTGGCGCGGAGCGGACGCCGGTGGGCATCGAACGCTACCGCGACCTGCCGCGCTTTCTGGAAGAGCTGCCCGCCGAACACCGGGCGGCGGTGTCGGGCGGCAACTGGGCGCGCTGGCTGACCGCACACCTCTGA
- a CDS encoding SDR family oxidoreductase yields MTPEPVKNQYEMRDPLSQYPRPPFPRQPQPAPGLASAMDPTPDHGEDSYVGFGRLKGRRALITGADSGIGRAVAIAFAREGADVALNYLQVEDSDAEEVVKLIEAAGRKAVVIPGDLKDEAFCRALVQQAVDGLGGLDILVNNAGKQTAVEALADLSTEQFDATMKTNVYALFWVTKAALPHLPPGASIINTTSIQASEPSKNLVDYAMTKAAIANFTGSLAKQVAEKGIRVNAVAPGPYWTALQPSGGQPQESVTKFGEQVPLGRPGQPAEIAPLYVLLASQEGSYMTGNVYASTGGSLY; encoded by the coding sequence ATGACCCCTGAACCCGTGAAGAACCAGTACGAGATGCGCGACCCCCTCAGCCAGTATCCGCGCCCCCCGTTTCCCCGCCAGCCTCAGCCCGCGCCGGGCCTGGCGAGCGCCATGGACCCCACCCCCGACCACGGCGAGGACAGCTACGTGGGCTTCGGCCGTCTCAAGGGCCGCCGGGCGCTGATCACCGGGGCCGACTCGGGCATCGGGCGTGCGGTGGCCATCGCCTTTGCCCGTGAGGGCGCCGACGTGGCGCTGAACTACCTCCAGGTCGAGGACTCCGACGCCGAGGAGGTCGTGAAACTGATCGAGGCCGCCGGACGCAAGGCCGTGGTGATTCCGGGCGACCTCAAGGACGAGGCGTTCTGCCGTGCGCTGGTGCAGCAGGCCGTGGATGGTCTGGGCGGACTGGACATCCTGGTGAACAACGCGGGCAAGCAGACGGCGGTGGAGGCCCTCGCCGACCTGAGCACCGAGCAGTTTGACGCCACCATGAAAACCAACGTGTACGCGCTGTTCTGGGTCACCAAGGCGGCGCTGCCTCACCTGCCGCCCGGCGCGAGCATCATCAACACCACCTCGATTCAGGCGAGCGAGCCTTCCAAGAATCTGGTGGACTACGCCATGACCAAGGCCGCCATTGCCAACTTTACCGGCAGCCTGGCCAAGCAGGTGGCCGAGAAGGGCATCCGCGTGAACGCTGTGGCTCCCGGTCCGTACTGGACGGCGCTGCAGCCCAGCGGTGGCCAGCCCCAGGAAAGTGTGACCAAGTTCGGCGAGCAGGTGCCGCTGGGGCGCCCCGGCCAGCCGGCCGAGATCGCGCCGCTGTACGTGCTGCTCGCCTCGCAGGAGGGCAGTTACATGACCGGCAACGTGTACGCCAGCACCGGGGGCAGCCTGTACTGA